Genomic segment of Blastocatellia bacterium:
AGCACGGAGAAGTTGACGCATCCCGTGACCGTAGGTGGCGATTGTTTCCACGACCGGAATGTGGAAGAGTCGAGAAAGGGCCTCGCTGTCAATGTCAATGCCCCGGTCGTGCATCTCATCAATCATGTTGAGCACGAGAACCATCGGCACGCCAAGCTCCGCCAGATGGCACGTCAGCAGCAGCGTTCGACGAATGTTCTTGGCATCGGCGACCTGTACGATCACATCCGGGGATTCGCGCAGAAGAAGTTCACACGTCACCCGCTCGTCTTCGGATTGGGGAACGAGGCTGTTGACGCCCGGCGTATCTACGACCTCGTAGATGACGTTGCCCAACCGAAGCTCGCCGCGGGAGATCTCCACCGTCGTTCCCGGATAGTTGGAGACGACGGCGTAGCGACCCGTCAGGCGGTGAAAGATGACCGATTTCCCCACGTTGGGATTGCCCACGAGGATCAGCTTCTTTCGCTCTCGTGCTTCGGTCATCGCACGGCCTCTCAAACCAGGAGAAAAGCAACTGGTGTGCCGCTCGGACGATCAGTCCAGAGGTCATCAGGGACATCCGGGCTCTCACCGGGTTAATCGGGCATCCTCTGTCACTTTGGCAGAGTCGGAGAGACTCGCGTCGGTGGTTTCGCCTTCGGTTTCTGTCTCTCCGAGGGGTGGGGGATTTCACCCGCTCTGAGTCATATCCCGACGCACCGAGGGCGCATCACCGGGTGACTTTATTCCCTCTGTGCCCGATGACCTGTTCAACTTCCCCAAAACGTATCGCCTAGGGGAAAGCAACGGGAAGGAATGCGAATTCCGGGCGGGAGAGTTCCCGGCACGGTGATTGCCTTATGAGGATGAGGAGAAAAAGCGTATGAGGCGAACTTACGTGACAATTGACGGAAACGAAGCCGTTGCTCAGGTGGCCTATCAAACCAACGAGGTCATCGCCATCTATCCGATCACGCCGTCCTCGCCGATGGGGGAATGGTGCGATCAGTGGGCGGCAGAAGGCCGACCCAATCTCTGGGGAACGGTGCCCACGGTGATTGAGATGCAGAGCGAAGCAGGGGCGGCCGGTGCCGTTCACGGTGGATTGCAGGGCGGAGCGCTCACGACGACCTTCACGTCGTCCCAGGGATTGTTGCTGATGATCCCCAATATGTACAAGATCGCGGGGGAATTGACCGCGACGGTTTTTCATGTCGCTGCTCGGACCGTGGCCAC
This window contains:
- a CDS encoding pyruvate:ferredoxin (flavodoxin) oxidoreductase, which encodes MRRTYVTIDGNEAVAQVAYQTNEVIAIYPITPSSPMGEWCDQWAAEGRPNLWGTVPTVIEMQSEAGAAGAVHGGLQGGALTTTFTSSQGLLLMIPNMYKIAGELTATVFHVAARTVATHALSIFGDHSDVMATRATGFALLASGSVQEAMDFALIAQAATLEARVPFLHFFDGFRTSHEVVKIEPVTAEDMRAMLSDELIRAHRARALSPDRPFIRGTAHNPDTYFQAREAV